The window GAGAATAACGCGATATCTATTAATATGGAATACAATGATGATGTAACTCTTATTTTTTCTAAAAGTTACGATAATTCTCCCGTTTATCTTGATATTGAAATTCAAGTAAAAATCAATGATAATAGGATGCAGAAAAAATCATTAAAACTTCAGTATTCTGATGAAACTACATACAATAGGGTTTATGAAATTGCGGGCCCCCGCGGACTATTCACCAGAATTCCCATTTATAAAGGATGGTATGTCCAAAAAAGAGTCTCCTTGTATGGAGATCCATTCCCAGATCTTTTAAAACTGTAAACTTTTTAGCAAAAATTATGATTTTGGTATATAATATACGTATAAAAATAAAAAATTAAAATGAAGGATTAAAAAATGGATACTATTAAATTAACCGAACTTCTTATCAATTTAAACGAAATTAAACTTATAGCGGTAATGATTTTTGTAACAGTGCTGGTTTTAGGAGTATTAATTCTTCTCAAGCCTTTACTAAAAGACATATTGACTATTGTAATAGGCAAGATTTTTAAGAATGGTAATGGTAATGGCAAAAATCACATTAAAAAAAGAGATTAACTTATGAAATTATCCAAAGATAATGTTGAGCTTGGACTTACGTCTTTATCAACCCTTATTGATATATTTTCTAAATTTGAAGATGAATTTGATGAAATTGCACATAAAGGATTCTTTTTGGTTTATGATCTGTATTCTCATTACAAATTAATCTATACAGCAAATATGGAAAGACTTGAGAGTGCATTAACCCCAGCAATAAATGCGGCACTCGCTCCATTAAATGAAAAAATCAATCAATGCATTGACTTAGTTAATTCTGATGAAAAAAATCTCAAAATATCTAATGATCTGAAATTCAATCAGGAAGGAAAACCTATCTATAAGGAAAGAATAAATAATGCAAAATAACACTATTGGTTTAGGACTTAATTTACTATCCAGCTTAACTAACATAGCTAAAACTGATACAAACATAGATCATAATTACATTAATACTTTTAGTAAAGTAATAGATTTTTTCTACAAAACATATATAAGCACACTAAAATCTATGGAAACAGCTGAGTCAACTAAAATATTTGAAGAAATACAAGACATTTTAAAATACAACATTGAGATAATAGAGGCTATCTCTACTGATAAAAGCAAAAGAATTATCACTTCACTTAAAGCAACACGTAACAAAATCATGAAAGAATATATCAAAATACTTAAAAGAGGTGAAAATGCTTAAAAGATTGCATTGTCTACTAATTGCTTTGCTGCTATGTTGCACCACTATTGCTAACCTACCAGAAGAGCCAAAACCGCCAATTATTCAAACACTAAAATCTTTAGCTAAATATGAAACACAACTTTCAGAGTATGTTATGTACCTTGTAACATTTTTAGCTAAAACAAAAGTCAAAGTTAATGACCCAAATTATCCAGAATATCCTTATCCAGACTTATCAACACTAAAAGACGAACACTCCATAACTGCAGTAAAACACAATATCAACATATATTTAGAGTACATTAAAAAAACAAAACCAATAGCGGAAAAAGTCTATAATAAATATTCCCAATTAAAAATGTAAATTACAAAAAGGTTTTTCTTGCAAGAAATTCTACTTTATAATTAAATTGGCTTTTACAACAGAAGAAAATCTAGATATTAAATTTACTTTAATCTAATATCTAGATTTTAACATTTTCAACATGAATATTTACTAATTAATTAGTGCCCTCTTCGAGGAACTTTATTACTTTGTCTATCTGTTCTACAGCGTTTTTAGACATTTTATCCCCATTACCAGAAGTATTGCTTCCAAGAAGTGGTACAGTTACTCCAACTAATTTTGCTTCTGACCATATTTTTCTTTTTGAAATATCCTGATCCTTGTCAGTAATGTTTTCAATGGTATTTTTAGCTGCTTTTAACGCTGCTAATTTGGCCGCTAATTTATCCTGAAAGGAATTTTGCAAATTTAATAGTTTTTCTTTAAGCTCTGCATTGCCTATATCTTTTAAATTTTCTTTTAATTCATTTATTTTGTCTTTATAATCTTTAAATTTGCCTCCAGAAGAATCATTTACAAGAGCTAAAACATCCTCCATTAATGAATCTATTTCTTTCTTTTCTTCTACATATGCTTTACAAGCCATTACAAATAACATTGATGCAAAAAATAATTTAAATATGTTTTTATTTCTCATTAGTTACTCCTATATTCAATAATAATGAAATAAAAGCTAGCACAACATTCGAAAAATATAAATCTCTCAATTAATATTTTTAAAGATTTTTAAAAATAAGCTCTATAATTACAAGAATAAATTTTATTTTTACTCAACATATTGTACTGGAGATAAGGAAAGGAAATAACAATGAAAATCATCAACATATTATTTTGTTTATTTTTACTACTACTAAATAGCTGCAATTCTAATGATAATGACACTTTAAAAAACAATGCACAACAAACAAAAAGCAGGGGAAAGCGTGATTTAACCCAAAAAGAAGCAACACCAGAAAAACCTAAATCTAAAGAAGAACTACTTAGAGAAAAGCTATCTGAAGACCAGAAAACACACCTTGACTGGTTAAAAGAAGCTCTGGGTAATGATGGAGAATTTGATAAATTTTTAGGATATGATGAAAGCAAAATAAAATCTGCACTTAATCATATAAAGAGTGAACTTGATAAGTGTACTGGGGATAATTCTGAACAACAAAAAAGCACCTTCAAACAAACAGTTCAGGGTTTCTTTAGCGGCGGCAATATAGATAATTTTGCAAACAATGCGGTTAGTAACTGCAACAATGGTGGTTCCTAATAGCTAACAGCCCCCTATTTGGGGGCTTTAATATTGCTATGCTGCAAATATATAATTAAATTGTCTTTCTTTTTTCAACATGCAAAAGAATTTTAATACTTTTGTTTTATAAACGTCTCGATTATCAGACATAAATACTTTAAGCTTATTTAGATCATCAAATCTATTAGTTTTATTGAAATATTTTTTTAAAATATTTACCCAATATTCTATACTCTTAAGCTCAGCATTCTTTTTAAAAAGATCTTCTAAAGCATCATCATTATCAGTACATAATGCCCGAATAAGAGCATTTATATTATTTTTTTCTTCACCTTCATTTACCCAATTTTTTATATTAAACAGTGCGTCTCTAAAAATTTCATAGCAATAAGCCTTGCCAGATTTCAAGTTTTTATTAAAGCTGTTTAGTTGATTTTTTTCTTGATTTATGTCCTTTTTTTGTTCTTGTTTTTGATTAACACTAACTTGCTTGCTAGGCATAGAATTTTCGTTTTCGTGATTATTGTAAATAGGTGCTGCATCAGTATCAAATTCACTTTTTATGTCAAGATACGCAACTAAAGCATACCTTTTAAAATAAGTAATAGCTGCACCAACAAGTTGTGGCATTGTATTCAAATTTTTAGACCCATTTTCACCGTTCCATTGTAATTTATCTGTATGAATTAATGTATCAAGCGACTCTTTGTATCCAGTACTTTTACTGTAAAATGTAGTCCTAACAACAGGAACTTCACCATTTTTACCATACACAAAAGTTGGAAATTGCCAAAAACCAAGCTTTAAATTGTGATTTTTTATAACATTTTGAATTACTTCTACTATGACATTGAAATCTTGATACTTATATCCGTATCCTTTAAGACTTTTGTCAATACGTGGCAAGTTCATTCTTAAAGTATCCATATCATTTAAAAAGTCTATTTCTGCTTGAATATTATTTTGTATTTCTTGATTATTATTGTTTGAAACATTGTTCATGTTTTCCTCCTTTATTTAGTAATAAATAAGTATATAGCAAAAACTATTTTTGTCAGGCTTTTTACAAAAATTTTTACAAAAAAGAAGTGGGACTTAACCAAACTCTTTTCTTAAAGAATCTCGTTAAGTCCCCACTATATTATTATTTTTTGCAAATTACTAAATAAAGGTAGTCAAACTGAAATATGTTCAAATAACTACGCTGTTTGTAGTGTAGCCCAATTTTTAATTAAAATCAATCAATCTTTTTACTAAGTTATAAAAAGTATATTAATTTAACAAAATTAATAATTAAAATTTAATATTTTTTTAGAAAAGTATTTACTTTTAAATCAAAATTTTGCATTATATTATTTGTAATTATTAATAACTAAATAAAGGAGAAAATATGAAAGATTTTCTAAATAACATAAAAAGTCTAACTTGCTACAACAAACACCAACACAAATTAATATCTCTTACTTCAACACTAGACTTTCTAAACAAAAAAGATAAGAAATACACGCAACAAAACATACTTTATTATTTTAATGAAAATCTAAAAAGAAATGGTCTAGCTCCCACTACTCTAAGAACAATGCAAAATTATCTTTATAAATTAGAAAAAGTATTAAAAGTTACAACTAATTACTACCAACACATGGGTGTAAATTGTGGGACTGAAATTTATTATAAACTAAAGTATCCTAAAAAAGAATGTTACCAGAAAATCAACAAGTACTTTGAAGAGCGAAAAAACTCTAGATTTAAATCTAGAGTTAATAACCATTTTAAAGACGATATTTCTAAAAATGGTAGTGTAAATTCAGTGGAGTGTTTAAGTAATAAAAATAATATAAAAGAAGAAAGAAAGATTAAAGAAATAGAAAAATATCAAGTAATAAAGTATTTCAATAAAAGCAACTTGTTATGTAAAGAAATTCTTCCGTTTTTATTAACATTAAATGTTGATAAAGATACTATGATTAAAATAATCAAAAACATAAAAAGAGTTGAAAATAAATTGCTAAAAAACACAAATTTAAATAAATCTTGCTTTAAAGAAAAGCAAGAGAAACTAAAAAGAATTTTAAATAACACTCAGAAAGAATTCAAACAAAATGGATATAACCCCGAACAATTAAAGATAAATTTACAAAAAGTATACGAAAGTTACAAATTTAAGCCCCATTTTATTATTGAAAATCATAAATATAGCGATTTAAACAATATAAAGAGTAAATTAGAAAAGTCGATTGAAAGAAAAAAAGAAAATCCTCAACAAAATTATCAAAATTTAAAGGAAAACATTTTCAATATCCTTATTGAACAACTAAAAAAAGAAACAAATATTGAAATTCTAAAGCCAATTATCAAAAAATATTTGAATAACCAAAAGAAAATAGAATACAATAAAGTATTTGGTACATATCATCTTGAATTATTAGAAATAATAAAAAATGAAAAAAATTCTTTAACCACAGAAGAATTTAACATAAAGGCCGTATGAGGATTTAACATGGAAAATGCACCAGAACCTATTGAAGCTGTAAAAAAAGGCAAATGTAAAGTTGAATGCCAAAATAAAGAACGCTTTATTTTAATTGAAAAAGAAAATGGTAAAGCAATGTACCATACAAAAATAATGATGGATATTTATAAATTTGGAGTATATGAGAAAAAACACGAATTTAGATTATCATTGAGGGCCTTATTTAATGGAGAAAGAATTGTTGAAGAAACTCATTTATACCCAATTAAAGAAGGAGATAAGTTTATTGGTATTTTTTATGGCTACAGAAAACCAATAAAAAAGCCATTAATAAAGTATCAAATAAACGGGGCTAGAAAAGCATATGCATTAGCAAGGGCATATTATATGGAATTTAGATTTAAAGCCGGAAGTGTCTTTTGCTATTTCAAGGGATTATATCGATTATTAGATAAAAAAAGAACAAATAATCATTACAACAAAGTTTTATTTAGTATGTTTACGGATTTAGAACAACAAGTGTATAAATTTTATGGGAAAAAATACCCGGAACAAGGACCGTTAATAAAATGGATAATAAAAAACCTAAAATAATAACAATAGCGTCAATCAAGGGCGGTGTTGGTAAAAGCACAAGTGCAATTATATTTGCAACCTTATTGGCTCAAAAATATAAGGTATTATTAATAGATATAGATACTCAAGCATCCACCACTAGTTATTATTATGATGATATACAAAAATCCAGTATAGATTTAAGAAAAAATAATATATATGAAGTTTTAATAGAAAAATTAGATATTAATCGATCAATCGTTAATGTAGCGAATAATTTAGATTTAATACCTAGTTATTTGACTTTACATAGTATAAATGCTTTTGGTTATAAGCACACTTTTGATGAATTTAGATTAAAAAAAGAGCTTAAACATATAGATGTTGGATATAATTTTATTATAATTGATACTCCCCCAAGTTTGGATTTTACTTTAACTAATGCTTTAGTTTGTTGTAACAATGTAATTGTCCCCTTGACAGCAGAAAAATGGACAATTGAAAGTTTTGACCTTTTGAAATTTTTTATGGAAAAAATAGGTGTAGAATTGCCTACTTATTTTATAATAACGAGATTTAAAAAAAATAATACACATAAGCAATTGTTGGAAATGCTGAACTCCAAAGAAAATTTTTTAGGAATGATATCAGAAAGAGAAGATTTAAATAGAAGAATTGCTAGTAATTCTTCTTTTGATTTTCAAATGGATTATATAAAAGAGTATAAAAATTCATTAATGAATTTTTATGCAAAATTAAAATAATTATAATTATAAGTTCGACGCGTTGAACTTATAATTAAGGAGGCTTGTTATGAAAAATAATACAAAATTAATAATCAATAAAAGGGATATTGATTCTGAGGGGAATGCATTACTTGTAGATTCTTCTAATGTTAGTAAAAATGGTGTTGAAACAGATCGTTATAATACTTTGAAAAAGAAATTGTATGTAAACCTTAGAGAAGGAGTTTCTAATAGAGTAGAATGTATGAAAATCTTAAAAGAAATTAAAGATAATGAATACTATAAACTTGATGGATACAAAAGTTTCGATGCTTTTATAAAGGATTATGATGTTGCAAAAACTCAAGCGTATAACTATTTAAAAATTGCCAATGCAATAGAAGCAGGAGTTATTGAGGAACAATATGTATTAGATAATGGATTTAGATTAATATTAAGTGTATTGAAAGATAAAGAAAGTCCAGTATTGAAAAAATCTAAACAAAACTCAATAAAACCATTGAGATTTCAACTTAAAACTCAAGAAAGTTATGATTTTTACAAAAGCAATGCTAAATTTACAAGTTTTATGATGCAAGAGATTTTTGAAAATCAAAAAGATTTGATTAGTAAACTTTTAAAAATGTATAAACAATTAAAAGGATAATCTATGAACAATTTAGCATACAAAACATATAACATAGAAAGTATAAAAAACGAATTTTTAAATATAGGGTTTAGCAAGGAAGCAATAGATTTTGTTTTTCTGCATAATGATAATTACAACTTTGAATTTTTAAAAGAGAAAATAATTGATATAGAGAAGAATTTGCAAAAAGACATATCTAATTTAGATGCCAAAATAGACAATGTGGAAAAGAATTTAAATTTAAAAATAGATGGTTTGAATATCAAAATAGACAATGTAGAAAAGAGCTTAAATGCCAAAATAGATAGTTTAGATACTAAGATAGATAATGTAGAGAAGAATTTAAATATTAAAATAGATAGTGTTAAAAATGAACTTAATTCTAAAATAGATAGTTTAGACGCCAAAATAGACAATGTAGAAAAGAGCTTAAATGCCAAAATAGATAGTTTAGATACTAAGATAGATAATGTAGAAAAAACTTTGCAAAAAGATATATCTAGCTTGAATACTAAAATAGATAGTGTAGAAAAAACCTTACAAAAGGATATATTTAACCTAGATAATAAAATAAATGTTTTAAAAAACGAACTTACTGCAAGTAATAGAACAATACAAGTAATTTTAATAATGGGAATAACACTTGCTCCAATTATTTATTCTATATTCAATAAGTATTTTTTAAATTAAGAATGATTAAAATTTTATAAAGTAATAAGTTAGTATATAGCTTTAAAGTAGAAATTATTTGAATTTTTTAACAAGAGAATTTAAATAGGTTCTTTTATTTTAACAAATACAAAATAATTTTAATTCTAAATTGAACTGAATTTAATCGTTTAGTGAGTTTATCTAAAATAAATTGAGCTAAGCCCGCGGCTTTATTAAGCTCTTTAACATGAGAATTGAATAAAGCTTTTATTTATTATAATAATTTCTGTAAAAAGCCTGACAAAAATAGTTTTTGTTATACATATGTATATGTATAGCTAAAAAAATATATTGCTATCAAAAAAATCCAATTAAGTTGGGTTTAGCTAAGTTCTTTAACAAGAGAATTTAAATAAGCCCAACTATTTTTTTGTAAAAATTTTTGTAAAAAAGTTGGCAAAAATAGTTTTTGCTATATACTTATTTATTACTAAATAAAGGAGGAAAACATGAACAATGTTTCAAACAATAATAATCCACAAGACAATATTCAAGGAGAGCTCAAAATGATAAGTATTAATCAACAAAGTTTTACTGGTTGTGAAATATTTGAGGAAAAATCTTCTCCCATTAAAGAAAAAAGTAAATTAAGTAAGATAGGTAAGAAATTACCAGGAATAAGCAGTCAAGAATGTTTTAGATTTAATCGAAATATTGATTTTAGTGTGCAAAGAAACAAGTTAGATAAATACGGTGCTAGTGAAGTAGGCAGTATTCTTGTTGGAGGTGCTGGGCTGAAAGATTTAATGATAAACAGAGTGCTTAAATATTTTGATATGAGCCTACCTTTTGAAGAGAATTTATATATGCTCAAGGGCAAAGAGTTAGAGAATTTAGGATTTAGAGAGTTTGTTAAAGCATACGGTGATAATATTGATATTTTATATAAAAATAAATATGCCAACGGTGTTGATAAGTATAATTATTTCAAAAAAATGGGCAGTTCAGAAACTTTAGTGGGCTCAACAATTGATGGCTGGTTTATTAATAATAATGGCGATTTAGAACTATTAGAGATTAAAAGTAGCGACTCTAATTATATGAGTAGTGCTATTGCTGAGTACAATAAAAATGGCAATTTTTTAAGCAGTAAATATTTTTTCAAATATTATGTACAAGCACAAGTGCAGCTAGCGTGCACTGGGCTTGAGTATTGTAATTTGTTCTTTTTAATAGATGCTGCACCAATTAACTGTAAGATTAAAAGAGATGAGGCCTTAATATCAAAAGTGTTTGAATTTGTTAATAAATGTGAATTAGAAATTATAAATTTGAAAAAAGATATTTATAGTAACTATAGAGAGGAATACTTAATGGCACATAATTTTAACGAGGATACGTTTATAAAACTTGTTGAAGATTTAGTAGAAAGGAGTGATTTTTATAGTTCTGGAGTTGAGTTTGATTGGGCAAGAGAATTTATAGAATATGTTGATTGTGCAGACCTTGAAATTAAGGATAATCAATCTGCTGAAAATCTTGCGTATGATTTAATGGAGATTGATAGTCTACAAAAAGAATTAAATAGAATCCAAAACGAAAATAAAAAAAGAGAAAAGCCCATTAAAGATAGGTTGAAGATGCTAATTTACAATATTACGAATACATATCCACTAATTGAGCAGTTAAATTATAAATTTGGAGAGTTTGTGTTTACTCTTGACCCTAAGAAAAGGGCAATATCAGATAGATTAAAGGGACTGCTGCCAACAAGTGGTACAGTATTTTTCCCTAGCAATAT of the Borreliella burgdorferi B31 genome contains:
- the blyA gene encoding holin BlyA, with the translated sequence MDTIKLTELLINLNEIKLIAVMIFVTVLVLGVLILLKPLLKDILTIVIGKIFKNGNGNGKNHIKKRD
- a CDS encoding BlyB family putative holin accessory protein; amino-acid sequence: MKLSKDNVELGLTSLSTLIDIFSKFEDEFDEIAHKGFFLVYDLYSHYKLIYTANMERLESALTPAINAALAPLNEKINQCIDLVNSDEKNLKISNDLKFNQEGKPIYKERINNAK
- a CDS encoding BlyB family putative holin accessory protein; translation: MQNNTIGLGLNLLSSLTNIAKTDTNIDHNYINTFSKVIDFFYKTYISTLKSMETAESTKIFEEIQDILKYNIEIIEAISTDKSKRIITSLKATRNKIMKEYIKILKRGENA
- a CDS encoding BBA14 family lipoprotein, with product MLKRLHCLLIALLLCCTTIANLPEEPKPPIIQTLKSLAKYETQLSEYVMYLVTFLAKTKVKVNDPNYPEYPYPDLSTLKDEHSITAVKHNINIYLEYIKKTKPIAEKVYNKYSQLKM
- the revA gene encoding fibronectin-binding protein RevA — protein: MRNKNIFKLFFASMLFVMACKAYVEEKKEIDSLMEDVLALVNDSSGGKFKDYKDKINELKENLKDIGNAELKEKLLNLQNSFQDKLAAKLAALKAAKNTIENITDKDQDISKRKIWSEAKLVGVTVPLLGSNTSGNGDKMSKNAVEQIDKVIKFLEEGTN
- a CDS encoding Mlp family lipoprotein yields the protein MKIINILFCLFLLLLNSCNSNDNDTLKNNAQQTKSRGKRDLTQKEATPEKPKSKEELLREKLSEDQKTHLDWLKEALGNDGEFDKFLGYDESKIKSALNHIKSELDKCTGDNSEQQKSTFKQTVQGFFSGGNIDNFANNAVSNCNNGGS
- a CDS encoding ERF family protein; the encoded protein is MNNVSNNNNQEIQNNIQAEIDFLNDMDTLRMNLPRIDKSLKGYGYKYQDFNVIVEVIQNVIKNHNLKLGFWQFPTFVYGKNGEVPVVRTTFYSKSTGYKESLDTLIHTDKLQWNGENGSKNLNTMPQLVGAAITYFKRYALVAYLDIKSEFDTDAAPIYNNHENENSMPSKQVSVNQKQEQKKDINQEKNQLNSFNKNLKSGKAYCYEIFRDALFNIKNWVNEGEEKNNINALIRALCTDNDDALEDLFKKNAELKSIEYWVNILKKYFNKTNRFDDLNKLKVFMSDNRDVYKTKVLKFFCMLKKERQFNYIFAA
- a CDS encoding plasmid maintenance protein → MKDFLNNIKSLTCYNKHQHKLISLTSTLDFLNKKDKKYTQQNILYYFNENLKRNGLAPTTLRTMQNYLYKLEKVLKVTTNYYQHMGVNCGTEIYYKLKYPKKECYQKINKYFEERKNSRFKSRVNNHFKDDISKNGSVNSVECLSNKNNIKEERKIKEIEKYQVIKYFNKSNLLCKEILPFLLTLNVDKDTMIKIIKNIKRVENKLLKNTNLNKSCFKEKQEKLKRILNNTQKEFKQNGYNPEQLKINLQKVYESYKFKPHFIIENHKYSDLNNIKSKLEKSIERKKENPQQNYQNLKENIFNILIEQLKKETNIEILKPIIKKYLNNQKKIEYNKVFGTYHLELLEIIKNEKNSLTTEEFNIKAV
- a CDS encoding DUF226 domain-containing protein, whose amino-acid sequence is MENAPEPIEAVKKGKCKVECQNKERFILIEKENGKAMYHTKIMMDIYKFGVYEKKHEFRLSLRALFNGERIVEETHLYPIKEGDKFIGIFYGYRKPIKKPLIKYQINGARKAYALARAYYMEFRFKAGSVFCYFKGLYRLLDKKRTNNHYNKVLFSMFTDLEQQVYKFYGKKYPEQGPLIKWIIKNLK
- a CDS encoding ParA family protein; this translates as MDNKKPKIITIASIKGGVGKSTSAIIFATLLAQKYKVLLIDIDTQASTTSYYYDDIQKSSIDLRKNNIYEVLIEKLDINRSIVNVANNLDLIPSYLTLHSINAFGYKHTFDEFRLKKELKHIDVGYNFIIIDTPPSLDFTLTNALVCCNNVIVPLTAEKWTIESFDLLKFFMEKIGVELPTYFIITRFKKNNTHKQLLEMLNSKENFLGMISEREDLNRRIASNSSFDFQMDYIKEYKNSLMNFYAKLK
- a CDS encoding chromosome replication/partitioning protein → MKNNTKLIINKRDIDSEGNALLVDSSNVSKNGVETDRYNTLKKKLYVNLREGVSNRVECMKILKEIKDNEYYKLDGYKSFDAFIKDYDVAKTQAYNYLKIANAIEAGVIEEQYVLDNGFRLILSVLKDKESPVLKKSKQNSIKPLRFQLKTQESYDFYKSNAKFTSFMMQEIFENQKDLISKLLKMYKQLKG
- the bdr gene encoding Bdr family repetitive protein, with product MNNLAYKTYNIESIKNEFLNIGFSKEAIDFVFLHNDNYNFEFLKEKIIDIEKNLQKDISNLDAKIDNVEKNLNLKIDGLNIKIDNVEKSLNAKIDSLDTKIDNVEKNLNIKIDSVKNELNSKIDSLDAKIDNVEKSLNAKIDSLDTKIDNVEKTLQKDISSLNTKIDSVEKTLQKDIFNLDNKINVLKNELTASNRTIQVILIMGITLAPIIYSIFNKYFLN
- a CDS encoding DUF244 domain-containing protein, whose amino-acid sequence is MNNVSNNNNPQDNIQGELKMISINQQSFTGCEIFEEKSSPIKEKSKLSKIGKKLPGISSQECFRFNRNIDFSVQRNKLDKYGASEVGSILVGGAGLKDLMINRVLKYFDMSLPFEENLYMLKGKELENLGFREFVKAYGDNIDILYKNKYANGVDKYNYFKKMGSSETLVGSTIDGWFINNNGDLELLEIKSSDSNYMSSAIAEYNKNGNFLSSKYFFKYYVQAQVQLACTGLEYCNLFFLIDAAPINCKIKRDEALISKVFEFVNKCELEIINLKKDIYSNYREEYLMAHNFNEDTFIKLVEDLVERSDFYSSGVEFDWAREFIEYVDCADLEIKDNQSAENLAYDLMEIDSLQKELNRIQNENKKREKPIKDRLKMLIYNITNTYPLIEQLNYKFGEFVFTLDPKKRAISDRLKGLLPTSGTVFFPSNIAFANNVSVPM